DNA from Salmo trutta chromosome 14, fSalTru1.1, whole genome shotgun sequence:
GCGAAACCTCCTAACACTATGTACACAGTCCACCCAAACTGTTCAATGATGAGGCCGTAAGCAAATCCAATCACCTGGAGGGTAATATAAGGGGTTAGCCTAGTGTAAAAACAACACATATGAAAAGTCCATTTTATTAGGTATGTTTGACAGGCCACTCACCGCTGAGACAAGTATGATTCCTTGGAAGATCTGCTCCGCCAGTTTCTGTCCTTTATAATCCTATAACATCACACGTTTTATTTTTGAGGAAGGACTGGTAGATGGTTGATCACAACTGGAAAACTAATATCTGAAGTGTCAATAATCAAAACAAATCAGGAAGGTTCATCCGAAGTGGTGACTTAAAGAGGGTTGTTTATATTATATCTAAGCTTTGTTATTGAGGATGCATTTATACATTTGGTTACGACAGGTTCATAGAGGTGCCATATGGGCATCTAGCTGGCTAGCATCCAAACAATTAATATGAAATGGATTTATGGTTGTGATGAAGAGCTAGCTAATTATCATAACGTTTGTCTTAACCATGTTCAATATGATTACTGAATCGGTCTAACTAACTTGTGTAGCTCGCTAGCAAGTTGCCAATTACCACTtggcaagttagctagctacgttacctTGATATTTGTAGCAGCAGGCTAACGTTTATAAATTGGTAGCTATTTGTAACAGTCGGAGAGTTCACTAATAATTCAAACTCTTACCATGTGTGTTGGAATGGAGTTGAATATTGACAACATCTTGCTACGTTGGATAATCAGATGAGAGAATAAAAATTCTTCAATTTGTCTGGTGAGACTTCCGGTTTCAAAAAGCATACGTACTATTTCGAAGGACCCCAGACTGTTGATACATTCAAGCGCATCAGGCCTGCGCGTGACTTGTGCAGCTACACAACGTTACTACTTCTCGTCCTCTTACTAAGTTATCCCACCCCTTCAACGACTTAAAAATATCTAAATACTTATACAATTCAAAGTGATGTTCTGGTTGTGACCTCCATTGTAATTTATGATTATCCTACAGTAGACTTTGCGAtttaaatacaggcaaatatgtAGGCAACTATGGCCATTCAAGTTAACAGGCGACATACTTGTTGATGTTGAGTTGGCACTTCGCTTTTGATTTGAattgtttttgtatgtttttgtCATTGCTAAACGTTACAGAACATATACTCACACTTTCCTTTACCCCAgattgtatgtctatgttgttttaaTAAGAAACGATTTGACTTGGTTGAGAAATCATAGCGTAACCATCGGGTTTGTTATTGTGCTTATTTGTGGGGACGGTGGTTAAATCACTATATAAATCAAAGTACTTCGTTTTCTGTATGGATCATTATAACATTTTACATCATTTGTACGTTATGTGCAGGATAACAAAGGAGAGTGAAGGTTAcgtatgtaaccacggttatgtgagctatatggatcactccaatatattggtatcactccACATCCAAAGTGAGGATTTACAGATTCACTCCCGTGTACACCTGTGTCACAGGCTGGGTTCCAcccctatatatagaccccataACCGCGACACTAGCACCGTAGAGGATTGGAGTGTGTTTTGTTAACTtcgttatgtttcactatattggatcactccaatatattggtataccCATACCAGATTTAGTCGGTGCTAGAGGGACCTGGCCAGACAACCAACCGCAGAGGGAGATGCCACATTACCCGATAGTACCTTGCAAAGATGCAAGAGGAAGCCCAGCGGGCCGTAGCACAGATATCAGCGAGGGGCACTCCTCTCAGTAGAGCCCAGGATGCAGCCACACCTCATGTTGAATGTGCCACCACAGATCCCAGCACTGGCCTGCCAGCCTGGCGGTATGCTGTCGTATTCGTGTCCACGATCCAGTGAGAGAGCCTCTGCTTGATAGCCCACCCCCAGGACTCTCTCACCATAGCAGACAAAAATCCGGTCTGTTCTCACTGACTGTATCCCCTCCAAATAGGTGGCCAGTGCCCGCACAGAACACAGCATGCTGGAGGGAGGCCC
Protein-coding regions in this window:
- the LOC115207678 gene encoding signal peptidase complex subunit 1 encodes the protein MLFETGSLTRQIEEFLFSHLIIQRSKMLSIFNSIPTHMDYKGQKLAEQIFQGIILVSAVIGFAYGLIIEQFGWTVYIVLGGFAVSCLLTLPPWPMYRQNPLSWQPALPETMGETQQKPQENLKKKKHK